A DNA window from Rhizobium sp. NXC14 contains the following coding sequences:
- a CDS encoding tetratricopeptide repeat protein has product MPASRITISTNRILQGAAASLIILTLAGCSTTAKDRMTTGSVPKLTKPVEEMDATELRSATDRIGQAYEKNPRDPVNGVNYANLLRMSGRDAQALAVMQQVAIANPGDRNVLAAYGKAQAAAGQFQQALDTIGRAQTPDRPDWRLISAEGAILDQMGRASEARQRYRDALDIQPNEPSILSNLGMSYVLTGDLRTAETYLRSAAGQPTADSRVRQNLALVVGLQGRFAEAEQIARRELSPQQADANVAYLKGMLSQQNSWQKLAAKDKAPGAAGDSNTN; this is encoded by the coding sequence ATGCCTGCCTCGCGCATCACCATATCCACCAACCGTATCCTGCAGGGCGCAGCAGCTTCGCTGATCATCCTCACTCTTGCCGGCTGCTCGACGACGGCCAAGGACCGGATGACGACAGGCTCGGTGCCGAAGCTTACCAAGCCGGTCGAAGAGATGGATGCGACCGAGCTGCGCTCAGCGACGGACCGGATCGGCCAGGCCTATGAAAAAAACCCGCGCGATCCCGTCAACGGCGTCAACTACGCCAACCTGCTGCGCATGAGCGGCCGCGACGCGCAAGCGCTCGCCGTCATGCAGCAGGTGGCGATCGCCAATCCGGGCGACCGCAATGTGCTGGCCGCTTATGGCAAGGCGCAGGCGGCGGCCGGGCAGTTCCAGCAGGCGCTCGACACGATCGGCCGCGCCCAGACACCGGATCGTCCCGACTGGAGGCTGATCTCGGCCGAAGGCGCAATCCTCGACCAGATGGGCCGGGCGAGCGAGGCCCGGCAACGCTACCGCGACGCGCTCGACATTCAGCCGAACGAACCTTCCATCCTTTCCAACCTCGGCATGTCCTATGTGCTGACCGGCGATCTGCGCACGGCCGAAACCTATCTGCGCTCCGCCGCCGGGCAGCCGACCGCCGACAGCCGCGTCCGGCAGAATCTTGCCCTCGTCGTCGGCTTGCAAGGGCGTTTTGCAGAAGCCGAACAGATCGCGCGGCGAGAGCTTTCGCCGCAGCAGGCCGATGCCAACGTGGCCTATCTCAAGGGTATGCTCTCGCAGCAGAATTCCTGGCAGAAGCTCGCTGCCAAGGACAAGGCGCCGGGCGCCGCCGGTGACAGCAACACCAACTGA
- a CDS encoding M17 family metallopeptidase yields the protein MAPYQFIERPTPFNTKGGSTLPIFAVTPAHIETGTIDPIALDWARKAGYKAESGSLLLIPTADGQLGGALFGLGTNPSEQPYITGRLARALPAGDWHIETAPLTANRLALGFGLGSYRFDRYKSEKSSAATLMIPRDADGADIKRQLAGVFLARDLINTPTNDMGPDQLEAAFRALAGHYKAELSVITGDELLTQNFPLVHTVGRASADAPRLLELRWGKKGHRKVTLVGKGVCFDTGGLDIKPAASMLLMKKDMGGAANVMGLALMIMDAKLKVDLRVIVPVVENAISSNAFRPGDIYRSRKGLTVQIDNTDAEGRLILADALAYADEEEPELLIDMATLTGAARVALGPDLPPFFTDDANLAHDLTEASLETDDPIWRLPLYAGYEKDVRAKFADLTNAPAGGMAGSITAALFLKRFVSKTKSWAHFDIYGWAQAERPHSPGGGEAQAIRALFHHIRTSLR from the coding sequence ATGGCCCCCTATCAGTTCATCGAAAGACCAACTCCCTTCAACACGAAGGGCGGCTCGACGCTGCCGATCTTTGCCGTCACCCCTGCCCATATCGAGACCGGCACGATCGATCCGATTGCGCTCGATTGGGCGCGTAAGGCAGGCTACAAGGCCGAAAGCGGCTCGCTCTTGCTGATCCCGACTGCCGACGGCCAGCTCGGCGGTGCGCTTTTCGGCCTGGGGACCAACCCGTCCGAACAGCCCTACATCACCGGCAGGCTGGCCCGTGCGCTGCCCGCCGGCGACTGGCACATTGAGACCGCGCCGCTGACGGCAAATCGCCTCGCCCTCGGCTTCGGGCTCGGCAGCTACCGTTTCGATCGCTACAAATCGGAAAAGTCGTCGGCAGCGACCTTGATGATCCCCCGCGATGCCGACGGCGCCGATATCAAGCGCCAGCTCGCCGGCGTCTTTCTTGCCCGCGACCTCATCAATACGCCGACAAACGACATGGGACCGGACCAGCTCGAGGCCGCTTTCCGCGCCCTGGCCGGACATTACAAGGCGGAACTATCGGTCATCACCGGCGATGAACTGCTCACCCAAAATTTCCCGCTGGTTCACACCGTCGGCCGCGCCAGCGCCGATGCGCCGCGTCTTCTTGAGCTGCGCTGGGGCAAGAAGGGTCATCGCAAGGTAACGCTCGTCGGCAAGGGCGTCTGCTTCGATACCGGCGGTCTCGACATCAAGCCTGCCGCCTCGATGCTGCTGATGAAGAAGGATATGGGCGGCGCGGCAAATGTCATGGGACTGGCCCTGATGATCATGGACGCCAAGCTGAAGGTCGATCTGCGCGTCATCGTACCGGTCGTCGAAAACGCCATCTCCTCCAATGCCTTCCGCCCCGGTGACATTTACCGCAGCCGAAAGGGCCTGACCGTCCAGATCGACAATACTGACGCCGAAGGCCGTTTGATCCTGGCCGATGCGCTTGCCTATGCCGACGAGGAAGAGCCCGAACTTTTGATCGACATGGCGACGCTGACGGGGGCTGCCCGCGTTGCCCTCGGTCCGGATCTTCCGCCCTTCTTCACCGATGATGCCAATCTGGCCCATGACCTGACCGAAGCAAGCCTGGAGACGGATGATCCGATCTGGCGCCTGCCGCTCTATGCCGGCTACGAAAAAGATGTCCGCGCCAAATTCGCCGACCTGACGAATGCCCCGGCCGGCGGCATGGCGGGGTCGATCACCGCCGCGCTTTTCCTCAAGCGCTTCGTTAGCAAGACCAAGAGCTGGGCGCATTTCGATATTTACGGTTGGGCTCAGGCCGAACGGCCACATTCGCCAGGCGGCGGCGAGGCACAGGCGATCCGCGCGCTCTTTCACCATATCCGCACCAGCCTGCGCTGA
- a CDS encoding CpaE family protein, with translation MSAIEYEIRNPSELRHAEEAVRMADLENMRPLPRISVHAFCESEALQHVMERCANDRRMAKVSMRITSGGIAAAANMFAGAPTPNLIILETKANSGSLLGELAPLAAVCDPTTKVVIVGYYNDIGLYRELIRNGISEYMVQPVAMPDILAAMASIFVDPEAEPLGRSIAFIGSKGGTGASTVAHNCAFGISNLFSTETILADLDLPYGTANIDFDQDPAQGIAEAVFAPDRLDEVFLDRLLTKCSEHLSLLAAPSLLDRAYDFDGQAFQPVLDVLQRSAPVTVLDVPHAWSEWTRTVLASVDEVVITAVPDLANLRNTKNMLDALRKMRPNDKPPHLILNQVGMPKRPEISPSDFCEPLEIDPIAIIPFDINLFGNAANSGRMISEVDPKSPTAETFSQISHIVTGRVAIKKAKKGGLLGLLKRK, from the coding sequence ATGAGCGCAATCGAATACGAAATCAGGAACCCCAGCGAACTTCGCCACGCCGAAGAGGCCGTGCGGATGGCGGATCTGGAAAATATGCGGCCGTTGCCGCGCATCTCGGTTCACGCTTTTTGCGAAAGCGAGGCCCTGCAGCATGTCATGGAACGCTGCGCCAATGATCGGCGCATGGCGAAGGTGAGCATGCGCATCACCAGCGGCGGCATAGCCGCTGCCGCCAACATGTTTGCCGGCGCTCCGACGCCGAACCTGATCATCCTCGAGACCAAAGCCAATTCCGGAAGCCTGCTGGGCGAACTTGCGCCGCTCGCCGCCGTCTGCGATCCGACGACCAAGGTCGTGATCGTCGGCTACTACAATGATATTGGGCTCTATCGCGAACTCATCCGCAACGGCATTTCCGAATATATGGTTCAGCCGGTTGCCATGCCCGACATTCTGGCGGCAATGGCCTCGATCTTCGTCGATCCGGAAGCCGAGCCGCTCGGCCGCAGCATAGCCTTCATCGGCTCGAAAGGCGGCACCGGCGCCTCGACCGTTGCGCATAATTGCGCCTTTGGTATTTCCAATCTTTTCTCCACCGAGACGATCCTCGCCGATCTCGACCTGCCCTATGGCACGGCCAATATCGACTTCGATCAGGATCCGGCACAGGGCATAGCCGAAGCGGTCTTTGCGCCCGATCGGCTCGACGAGGTCTTCCTCGACCGCCTGCTGACGAAATGCTCAGAACACCTTTCCCTGCTTGCCGCACCCTCGCTGCTCGACCGCGCCTATGATTTCGATGGCCAGGCTTTCCAGCCGGTGCTCGATGTCCTGCAGCGCAGCGCGCCCGTCACCGTGCTCGACGTTCCGCACGCGTGGTCGGAGTGGACGCGCACGGTTTTGGCGAGTGTCGACGAGGTGGTCATCACCGCGGTTCCCGACCTTGCCAACCTGCGCAACACCAAAAACATGCTGGACGCGCTGCGCAAGATGCGGCCGAATGACAAGCCGCCGCATCTGATCCTCAATCAGGTCGGCATGCCGAAACGTCCGGAGATATCGCCGTCGGATTTCTGTGAGCCGCTGGAGATCGATCCGATCGCGATCATTCCCTTTGACATCAATCTCTTCGGCAACGCCGCCAACAGCGGCCGGATGATCTCGGAAGTCGATCCGAAGTCGCCGACGGCCGAAACCTTTTCGCAGATATCGCACATCGTCACCGGCCGGGTCGCCATCAAGAAGGCGAAGAAGGGCGGCCTGCTCGGCCTCCTGAAGCGGAAGTAG
- a CDS encoding amidase encodes MAETDLTIRELRRRFADKSLSPLEYWLSLEDHIAAWEPSISALYLYDPEAARVQAKASTERWAKGRALGTLDGIPATLKELIATKGQPVPLGTKAMELKPAEADAPAAARLREDGAVIFAKTTCPDYGMLSSGLSSFHPLSRNPWDVTQNPGGSSAGAAAAAAAGYGPLHIGTDIGGSVRLPAGWTGIFGFKPSHGRIPADPYYVGRCLGPMTRTVEDAAFSMATLSRPDWRDGTSLPSNDFDWMDFVVDMSGMKIGLMLDAGCGFAVDDEIRVAVESAAKRFEKAGATIISVQPVLTRAMLDGLDTFWRARLWSDIAGLNEERRDSILPYIGDWAKAGADISGVDAVRGFNQTIEMRRSCGRLFTTVDALLSPTNPIISYPAEWASPTNDPTRPFEHIAFTVPWNMSEQPAASINCGFSRSGMPIGLQIVGPRFDDMRVLRLSKAFEDWTGGVSIWPQRPIT; translated from the coding sequence ATGGCCGAAACCGACCTTACCATCCGTGAACTCAGGCGACGCTTCGCCGATAAGAGCCTCTCGCCGCTCGAATACTGGCTCTCCCTCGAAGACCATATCGCCGCCTGGGAGCCGTCGATCTCAGCACTCTACCTCTACGACCCGGAGGCCGCGCGCGTGCAGGCGAAAGCTTCGACGGAGCGCTGGGCGAAGGGACGAGCGCTCGGCACGCTCGACGGCATCCCGGCAACGCTGAAAGAACTGATCGCGACGAAGGGCCAGCCGGTGCCCCTCGGCACGAAGGCGATGGAGCTGAAGCCGGCGGAGGCTGACGCGCCGGCTGCCGCGCGGTTGCGCGAGGATGGCGCGGTGATCTTCGCCAAAACCACCTGCCCGGATTACGGCATGCTCTCCTCCGGCCTGTCGAGCTTCCACCCTCTCAGTCGCAATCCCTGGGACGTGACGCAGAATCCCGGCGGATCGAGCGCCGGCGCCGCGGCCGCGGCGGCGGCCGGTTACGGGCCGCTGCACATCGGCACGGATATCGGCGGTTCGGTGCGGCTTCCTGCCGGTTGGACCGGCATCTTCGGCTTCAAGCCGAGCCACGGGCGCATTCCGGCCGATCCCTATTATGTCGGGCGCTGTCTCGGCCCGATGACGCGCACTGTCGAGGACGCCGCTTTTTCCATGGCGACATTGTCACGGCCCGACTGGCGCGACGGGACCAGCCTGCCGTCCAATGATTTCGACTGGATGGATTTCGTTGTTGACATGTCAGGCATGAAAATCGGCCTGATGCTCGATGCCGGCTGCGGGTTTGCTGTCGATGATGAGATCAGGGTCGCGGTCGAATCGGCAGCGAAACGTTTCGAGAAAGCCGGCGCGACCATCATTTCCGTTCAACCGGTGCTAACGCGCGCGATGCTTGACGGGCTCGACACGTTCTGGCGCGCCCGCCTGTGGAGCGATATCGCAGGGCTCAACGAAGAGCGGCGCGATAGCATCCTGCCCTATATCGGAGATTGGGCGAAGGCCGGCGCCGATATTAGCGGCGTCGATGCAGTCAGAGGCTTCAATCAGACGATCGAAATGCGCAGGAGTTGCGGACGGCTGTTCACCACGGTCGACGCCCTGCTTTCGCCGACCAACCCCATCATCTCCTATCCGGCCGAGTGGGCATCGCCGACCAATGATCCGACGAGACCGTTCGAACATATCGCCTTTACCGTACCGTGGAATATGTCGGAGCAGCCGGCCGCGTCGATCAATTGCGGCTTCTCCCGGTCGGGCATGCCGATCGGGCTGCAGATCGTCGGACCGCGTTTCGACGACATGCGGGTGCTGAGACTATCGAAAGCTTTCGAGGATTGGACCGGCGGCGTGAGCATCTGGCCGCAGCGGCCGATCACTTAG
- a CDS encoding MarR family winged helix-turn-helix transcriptional regulator, which yields MPIELTASQALGLWHGVALDQVRHDDRDLTLRQMAILLHIYLVPPPHTVRGLAATLNVTKPVITRALDTMGEMGLVDRVRDDADRRNVIIKRTVGGALYLEKLGDLVRDQGRRLPI from the coding sequence GTGCCGATCGAACTGACCGCCTCGCAGGCGCTGGGGCTCTGGCATGGCGTGGCGCTCGACCAGGTTCGTCATGACGACCGCGATTTGACATTGCGCCAGATGGCGATCCTCCTGCATATTTACCTCGTGCCGCCGCCCCACACTGTGCGCGGGCTTGCCGCCACGCTCAACGTCACCAAGCCGGTCATTACTCGCGCCTTGGATACGATGGGTGAGATGGGCCTGGTTGATCGCGTGCGCGACGATGCCGACCGTCGTAATGTGATCATCAAACGTACCGTCGGCGGTGCGCTTTACCTGGAAAAGCTCGGCGATCTCGTCCGGGATCAGGGCCGGCGGCTACCGATCTAA
- a CDS encoding LysE family translocator — MSSAGIFISIMAALVVGAMSPGPSFVVVSRIAISRSRLDGLAAAFGMGAGGVVFAGLALAGLTALLSQFEWLYVLLKVAGGAYLLYIAVNIWRGAAKPIELSHAVNGHRAPVRSFMTALLTQLSNPKTIIVYASLFAALLPRTVPLDLLVALPVGVFAVEAGWYSIVALAFSARHPRRLYLHAKGWIDRAAGAVMGGLGLRLILSGLSVR; from the coding sequence ATGTCTTCCGCAGGCATTTTCATCAGCATCATGGCAGCCTTGGTCGTCGGCGCGATGAGCCCCGGCCCGAGCTTCGTCGTCGTCTCCAGGATCGCCATCTCGCGTTCGCGGCTGGATGGACTTGCGGCGGCATTCGGCATGGGCGCCGGCGGCGTCGTTTTCGCCGGTCTGGCGCTCGCCGGTCTGACAGCATTGCTGTCGCAATTCGAATGGCTCTATGTGCTGCTCAAGGTGGCGGGCGGTGCTTATCTCCTCTACATCGCCGTCAATATCTGGCGAGGCGCCGCAAAGCCGATCGAGCTTTCCCATGCCGTCAATGGCCATCGTGCACCCGTGCGCAGCTTCATGACCGCATTGCTGACGCAGCTCAGCAACCCGAAGACCATCATCGTCTACGCCAGCCTTTTTGCGGCGCTTCTGCCGCGGACGGTGCCGCTCGATCTTCTCGTCGCATTGCCGGTCGGCGTCTTCGCGGTGGAGGCGGGTTGGTATTCGATCGTGGCGCTCGCCTTTTCGGCCCGCCACCCGCGGCGGCTCTATCTCCATGCCAAGGGCTGGATCGACCGGGCCGCCGGTGCGGTGATGGGCGGTCTTGGTCTGCGGCTCATTCTTTCGGGCCTCAGCGTCAGGTAA
- a CDS encoding type II secretion system F family protein, which produces MSQDLAATLTNPSMLIAVFVAIAVFATLYTIAIPFFERGDLSKRMKAVSTEREQIRARERARMNTEPGAGKASLRNQNNRSVRQIVERFNLRKALVDENTVNKLRAAGFRSENALNTFLVARFLLPFLFLALAAFWVFGLGGLAERGMPMRMLAVIGIAYLGFYAPNIYISNRMSKRQHSIKRAWPDALDLMLICVESGISMEAAMRRVSEELGEQSPPLAEEMVLTTAELSFLPDRRVALDNLAARTQLELVRSVTQALIQADRYGTPVAQALRVLAQEGRDERMNEAEKKAAALPPKLTVPMILFFLPVLIAVILGPAGIQVADRF; this is translated from the coding sequence ATGTCGCAGGATCTTGCCGCAACGCTGACCAATCCGAGCATGCTGATCGCTGTTTTCGTCGCGATCGCCGTCTTCGCGACTCTCTACACGATCGCCATCCCCTTCTTCGAGCGCGGCGATCTCAGCAAGCGCATGAAAGCTGTCTCGACCGAACGCGAGCAGATCCGCGCCCGCGAACGCGCCCGCATGAACACCGAACCGGGCGCCGGCAAGGCTTCGCTCAGAAATCAGAACAACCGGTCGGTCCGCCAGATTGTCGAACGCTTCAATCTGCGTAAGGCGCTTGTCGACGAAAACACGGTCAACAAGCTGCGTGCCGCGGGTTTTCGCTCGGAAAATGCGCTGAATACCTTTCTCGTCGCGCGCTTCCTGCTGCCATTTCTCTTCCTCGCGCTCGCCGCCTTCTGGGTCTTCGGTCTCGGCGGCCTTGCGGAGCGCGGCATGCCGATGCGAATGCTCGCCGTCATCGGCATCGCCTATCTCGGCTTTTATGCGCCGAATATCTATATCTCCAACCGCATGAGCAAGCGTCAGCACTCGATCAAGCGCGCCTGGCCGGATGCGCTGGACCTGATGCTGATCTGCGTCGAATCCGGCATCTCGATGGAGGCGGCGATGCGTCGCGTGTCGGAGGAGCTCGGCGAGCAGTCGCCGCCGCTTGCCGAGGAGATGGTGTTGACCACCGCCGAACTCTCCTTCCTGCCGGATCGTCGCGTGGCGCTCGATAATCTCGCCGCGCGCACACAGCTCGAGCTGGTGCGTTCGGTGACCCAGGCGCTGATCCAGGCGGACCGCTATGGCACGCCGGTTGCGCAGGCTCTGCGCGTTCTCGCCCAGGAAGGACGCGACGAGCGGATGAACGAAGCGGAAAAGAAGGCGGCCGCCCTGCCGCCGAAACTGACTGTGCCAATGATCCTGTTCTTCCTGCCGGTGCTGATCGCGGTCATTCTCGGCCCGGCCGGCATACAGGTCGCGGATAGGTTCTGA
- a CDS encoding type II secretion system F family protein — MFGFDPLVLAIVVLAAVSAAAVAYVLLFSRIEADKKSASRINRVKSAEVDRAKVKAARDRVQEMSKRRKSVQDNLKDLEKRQNEKTKKTLSMKSRLVQAGLAVTLTQFYLFSAIFASVLLLMAFIIGASWMVMIGIAFVAGLGLPRWVIGFLIKRRQNKFLNEFPNALDVITRSIKSGLPLNDAIRLIATEGTEPVKSEFRRVIEAQQVGLSIPDACARMTLQMPLQEVNFFAIVIAIQSQAGGNLSEAIGNLSKVLRERRKMKAKVSALSMEAKASAVIIGALPFIVATLVYLTSPNYMIVLFTDPRGHFIMGASAVWMSIGILVMRNMVNFDI; from the coding sequence ATGTTCGGATTCGATCCGCTAGTCCTGGCAATCGTCGTCCTCGCCGCTGTATCCGCTGCGGCGGTCGCCTATGTCCTGTTGTTTTCCCGGATCGAGGCCGACAAGAAATCGGCAAGCCGCATCAACCGTGTCAAATCGGCTGAGGTCGACCGCGCCAAGGTCAAGGCTGCCCGCGACCGGGTGCAGGAAATGTCGAAGCGGCGCAAATCGGTGCAGGATAACCTGAAGGATCTGGAAAAGCGCCAGAACGAAAAGACCAAGAAGACCTTGTCGATGAAATCGCGGCTGGTGCAGGCCGGTCTGGCGGTCACGCTGACGCAGTTCTATCTCTTCAGCGCCATCTTCGCTTCGGTGCTGCTGCTCATGGCCTTCATCATCGGCGCGTCGTGGATGGTCATGATCGGCATCGCTTTCGTGGCCGGACTCGGCCTGCCGCGTTGGGTCATCGGTTTCCTGATCAAGCGCCGCCAGAACAAGTTCCTCAACGAGTTCCCCAATGCGCTCGATGTCATCACCCGCTCGATCAAATCGGGATTGCCGCTCAACGATGCGATCCGCCTTATCGCGACCGAAGGCACTGAGCCGGTGAAGAGCGAATTCCGCCGGGTGATCGAAGCCCAGCAAGTTGGCCTCAGCATTCCCGACGCCTGCGCCCGCATGACGCTCCAGATGCCGCTCCAGGAAGTCAACTTCTTCGCGATCGTCATCGCTATCCAGTCGCAGGCCGGCGGCAATCTCTCCGAGGCGATCGGCAACCTGTCAAAGGTGCTGCGCGAGCGCAGGAAGATGAAGGCCAAGGTCTCGGCGCTGTCGATGGAAGCCAAGGCGTCCGCCGTCATCATCGGTGCTCTGCCGTTCATCGTCGCGACCCTGGTTTACCTCACCTCGCCGAACTACATGATCGTCCTTTTCACCGATCCGCGCGGCCATTTCATCATGGGCGCCTCGGCGGTCTGGATGTCGATCGGCATCCTCGTCATGCGCAACATGGTCAATTTCGACATCTAG
- a CDS encoding CpaF family protein, with protein sequence MFGKRGNEGFGKAGGAIAPPPPPAPAAAPVASSPAVLVEPQREPLRQQMTPPPTQAPQRKRPVRTDEYYDTKQQVFSALIDTIDLSQLSKLDGESAREEIRDIVNDIITIKNFAMSISEQEELLEDICNDVLGYGPLEPLLARDDIADIMVNGAGQTFIEVGGKTIESEIRFRDNAQLLSICQRIVSQVGRRVDESSPICDARLPDGSRVNVIAPPLSIDGPALTIRKFKKDKLTLDQLVRFGAITPEGATVLQIIGRVRCNVIISGGTGSGKTTLLNCLTNYIDRDERVITCEDTAELQLQQPHVVRLETRPPNIEGEGEITMRDLVKNCLRMRPERIIVGEVRGPEVFDLLQAMNTGHDGSMGTIHANTPRECLSRIESMIAMGGFTLPAKTVREIISTSVDVIIQAARLRDGSRRITQITEVIGMEGDVIITQDLMRYEIEGEDAGGRLIGRHMSTGVGKPHFWDRARYFNEEKRLAAALDAMEAKSKE encoded by the coding sequence ATGTTTGGAAAACGCGGAAACGAAGGTTTCGGAAAGGCCGGAGGCGCAATAGCTCCTCCGCCGCCGCCGGCCCCGGCCGCCGCCCCCGTGGCTTCTTCTCCTGCCGTCCTCGTCGAACCCCAGCGCGAACCCTTGCGCCAGCAGATGACGCCGCCCCCGACTCAGGCGCCGCAGCGCAAGCGGCCCGTTCGCACCGACGAATATTATGATACCAAACAGCAGGTATTTTCCGCGCTGATCGACACGATCGATCTCTCGCAGCTTTCCAAGCTCGATGGCGAAAGCGCGCGCGAGGAAATCCGCGACATCGTCAACGACATCATCACCATCAAGAATTTCGCGATGTCGATCTCCGAGCAGGAAGAACTGCTCGAGGATATCTGCAATGACGTTCTGGGCTACGGTCCGCTGGAGCCCTTGCTGGCGCGCGACGACATCGCCGACATCATGGTCAACGGCGCCGGCCAGACCTTCATCGAAGTTGGCGGCAAGACGATCGAATCGGAAATCCGCTTCCGCGATAATGCGCAGCTTCTGTCCATCTGCCAGCGCATTGTCAGCCAGGTCGGCCGTCGCGTCGATGAATCGAGCCCGATCTGCGATGCGCGCCTGCCCGATGGCTCGCGCGTCAACGTCATCGCGCCGCCGCTGTCGATCGACGGGCCGGCGCTCACCATCCGCAAGTTCAAGAAGGACAAGCTGACGCTCGATCAGCTCGTCCGTTTCGGCGCGATCACGCCGGAAGGCGCGACCGTGCTGCAGATCATCGGGCGCGTGCGCTGCAACGTCATCATCTCGGGCGGCACGGGCTCCGGTAAAACGACCCTCCTGAACTGCCTTACCAACTATATCGACCGGGATGAGCGCGTCATCACCTGCGAGGACACGGCCGAACTGCAGCTGCAGCAGCCGCATGTCGTGCGTTTGGAAACGCGTCCGCCGAATATCGAAGGCGAGGGCGAGATCACCATGCGCGATCTGGTCAAGAACTGCCTGCGCATGCGTCCCGAACGCATCATCGTCGGCGAAGTGCGCGGACCTGAAGTCTTCGACCTCTTGCAGGCGATGAACACCGGTCATGACGGCTCGATGGGCACGATCCACGCCAACACGCCGCGCGAATGCCTGAGCCGTATCGAATCGATGATCGCGATGGGCGGCTTCACGCTGCCGGCAAAGACGGTCCGCGAGATCATCTCCACCTCCGTCGACGTCATCATCCAGGCGGCACGCCTGCGCGACGGTTCGCGTCGCATCACACAGATTACCGAGGTGATCGGCATGGAAGGCGACGTCATCATCACCCAGGATCTGATGCGCTACGAGATCGAGGGCGAGGATGCGGGCGGCCGACTGATCGGCCGGCACATGTCGACCGGCGTCGGCAAACCGCATTTCTGGGATCGGGCTCGTTACTTCAACGAGGAAAAGCGCCTGGCCGCTGCCCTCGACGCGATGGAAGCGAAATCGAAGGAATAG
- a CDS encoding NlpC/P60 family protein gives MMMLDRRLHAYRPDLAEAGLKGKVEASRFVEGAAARVAVPVVALRPEPELARGIDTELLLGEEVTVFDRADGWCWVKAASDGYVGYLKAEALSQTGPAPTHIVTVQRTFLYPEPELRKPHQAILSMGSRVHITGEAEVRGNRYVVLPDGTAIFARHVQPIGALDGVDYVAIAARFLETPYLWGGRSGLGIDCSGLIQLAMLMVGRLAPRDTDMQAAGLGEPIDRSEIRRGDLVFWKGHVAIFEDPQTILHANGHSMTVARENFEAAVERIGSLYQRPTGYRRPFG, from the coding sequence ATGATGATGCTCGACCGCCGCCTGCATGCCTATCGGCCGGATCTCGCGGAAGCGGGGCTCAAGGGCAAGGTGGAGGCATCGCGCTTCGTGGAAGGCGCCGCAGCGCGTGTTGCCGTTCCCGTCGTTGCCCTGCGCCCAGAGCCGGAACTTGCCCGCGGCATCGATACGGAACTGCTCCTTGGCGAGGAGGTGACCGTTTTCGATCGCGCCGACGGCTGGTGCTGGGTAAAAGCTGCCTCCGACGGCTATGTCGGCTATCTCAAGGCAGAGGCGCTCTCGCAAACCGGGCCGGCGCCAACCCACATCGTCACCGTCCAGCGCACCTTCCTCTATCCGGAGCCGGAGCTGCGCAAGCCGCACCAAGCCATTCTGTCAATGGGAAGCCGCGTTCACATCACCGGCGAGGCAGAAGTGCGCGGCAACCGCTACGTCGTGCTGCCGGACGGCACGGCAATCTTCGCCAGGCACGTGCAACCGATCGGCGCTCTCGACGGTGTCGATTATGTTGCGATCGCCGCCCGTTTCCTCGAGACGCCCTATCTCTGGGGCGGCCGATCCGGCCTTGGCATCGATTGCTCCGGCCTCATCCAGCTGGCGATGCTGATGGTGGGTAGACTGGCGCCGCGTGACACCGACATGCAGGCGGCCGGACTCGGCGAACCGATCGACCGCTCGGAGATCCGCCGCGGCGACCTGGTGTTCTGGAAAGGCCATGTCGCGATATTCGAAGATCCCCAAACCATTCTCCACGCCAACGGCCATAGCATGACGGTGGCGCGTGAGAATTTCGAGGCGGCCGTCGAGCGCATCGGCTCGCTGTACCAACGGCCGACGGGCTATCGCCGCCCGTTTGGCTAA